The genomic interval ATAAGGGTCTGGGAAGGAAACGCTGCCGGTGGATTGATCGTCACCACATTTTCAACAATGCTCACAGCGGCATCGTTAACCGGAATAGTTTGTGTAGTTGTACCTTGTGTAATAGTAATATTTCCAGTGCCTCTTACTACTTCTTCATTAAACGTAAGAGATAGATTGCTTGCTAAGGCAACGTTAGTAATATTTTTAGTTGGAGAATATGTAATAACAGTTGGTGATTCTGTATCAGCAGGAGCCTCTGTATCAAAGCTCCATTGGGCGGCAGTAATCCCGGCAAAGGCATTTCCGGATTCATCGGTAAAAATATCTGATGGAATAGAAATGGTAATCGTAGCTCCATTGGGAAAATCCGCCGGATTAATGCTCACTACATTATCCGCAATGGTTACAGCGGCATCTGTGACTGCGATGGTTTGGGAAGTCTCGCCCTGATTAATAATAATATTTCCCGTTCCTGCTTGTACATTCTCATCAAAAGTGAGTTCTAAACTCTCATTCACAGCTACTTCCGTGGCATTATTGGCAGGCGTATAGGCAGTGAGTGTGGGAGCAGTAATATCTTCAGTAGTAAAATTCCAGGTCGTAGGGGTAAGAATACCGGCAAAGGAGTTTCCGGCTACATCTTTGAACACATCGGCTGCTATTTCAACGCTAATGGCCGTCTGGGAAGGAAAGTCAACCGGGGGATTGATGGTCACCTGATTGCCATTCACTACTACAGCCGCTGTTATCACATCTATAATCTGAGAGGTAGTCCCCTGGTTAATAGTAATATTGCCGGTTCCTTTTACTACTTGTTCACTGAAGGTGAGTACTAAATTTTCAGCAACGGCAATATTGGCTGCCTCATCTGCCGGAGCATAGGTCGTAATGGTAGGAACTTCTGTATCGGCCGGTGCCTCGGTAGTAAAGCTCCACTCCGTAGCAACAATCCCTGCAAACTCATTTCCGGCCGCATCCTGGAAAGCCCCTGCAGGAACAGTCACCGTAAGGGTAGCGCTATTGGGGAAATCTACTGATGGATTGATGGTCACAGTATTGCCTGCTACATTGACTGCACCACTTGTTACTCCAATGGTCTGGGAAGTAGCTCCCTGGTTGATTACAATATTGCCTGTCCCCACTTGTACCTCTTCTGAGAAAGTAAGTACTAAGTTAGCATCTACAGCGACATTGGTAGCGTTGTTGGCTGGAGTAAACGCTGTTAGTGTAGGGGCTGATTTATCCTCGGTGGTGAAATTCCAGCTCGTGGTGTTTGTAATGCCGGCAAACTCGTTTCCGGCTGCATCCTCAAAGGCCCCTGCCCCAATCTGTACACTCACCTGTGTTTGAGAAGGAAAATCTATAGGGGGTCTATCGTCACCGTTGAGCCATTCACTGCTACCACCCCATCACTGACGGCTATGAGCTGTGAAGTGGTGCCTTGGGTAATAGTGATAGTTCCGCTTCCCTTCTGTACCGGTTCTGAGAAAGTAAGCTGCAGATTGTCTGCTATGCCCACTTTGCTTGCCTCATCTGCCGGCGTGGTAGCAGTTAGCGTGGGATCTGTGGTGTCTATCAAAGCGATCACCGTAAAGTTCCACTCATTGGCCGCAGAGATACCCTCATATGCATTGTCTGAAATATCTATGAAAGCCCCTGCCGGGATCTCTACCCATACAGTGGCAAGGAAAGGAAAATCAGTGGGTGGATCAATGGTGATAATGTTATCATTGACTGTCACTGCTGTGCTGCCCACTGCGATCTGCTGGCTAGTCAGGCCCTGATGCAAGGTAATAGTGCCTGTCCCTTTCTGCATGTTTTCTGAAAAAGTGAGCACTAAATTGGCATTGGCTTCCACCCCGATAAAGTTATCTGCCGGAGAAAAAGTAGTAACCACAGGAGCAGTTTTGTCCTCACTAGTAAAGTTCCAGCTATCAGGGGAAGTAATACCCGCATAATCATTTCCGGCCACATCAGTAAAAGCCCCGCCAGCAATCTGAACACTGACAGCACTCTGGGAAGGAAAATCTGTGGGGGGATCAATGGTGACCACATTGCCATTCACGGTTACAGCATTATCTGACACAGGAATAGTTTGGGTGGTGGTGCCCTGAGAGAGCAGAATGGTTCCTGCTCCTTTCACTACGGTTTCACTAAAAGTGAGCACTAGGTCAGAGGATAACACCACGCCTGTGGCATTATCCAAAGGAGCATAGGATGTAACCGTAGGTGGCTGATTGTCTGCCGGAGCTTGGGTAGTGAAACGCCACTCACTTGCAGCAATGCCTGCAAACTCATTTCCGGCTTCGTCTGTAAAAGCGCCTTCCGGAATGGTGATGGAAACACTGGCACTGTTGGGAAAATCTGAAGGGTCAATGGTTACTACATTATCTGCAATGCTGACGGCAGCATCGGTCACAGCAATGGTTTGAGAGGTAGTTCCCTGATTAATAATAATATTTCCCGTTCCTGCTTGTATATTCTCAGTGAAAGTAAGCACTAAGTCAGCATCGATGGCGACACCTGTGCTATTGTCAGCCGGAGCAAGGGTAGTGATGGCAGGAGAAGTTGTGTCCTCTGTATAAAAATTCCAGGTGGTGTTACTGATGATGCCCTCAAAGGCATTGCCATCCACATCCGTGAAAGCACCTGCCTGAATGGTTACATACACAGGGGTAGCTGAAGCAAAATCCAAAGCAGGATCAATGGTAACCTGATTGCCATTTATGCTCACAGCTCCATTAGTGACAGCAATGGTTTGGGTGGTCGTTCCTTGATAGATCACTATATTGCCTGTCCCCTTCACTACTTCTTCATCGAATATAAGGGTCAGGTCCGCATCAATTGGCACATTAGCTTCTTCATCTGCAGGAGATAGATCGGTGATTACAGGTGGCGTTTCATCCGTTACACCTTCTACGCTATAATTCCAGGCCTCCGGATCTGTAATCCCTTTAATATCATTGCCACTTTCATCTACAAAAGCACCATCCGGCACGATCACATAAATAGAAGCACCGGGTTTTAGGTCTTTCTTTATTTCAACAACAGCTTTATTGCCAGTAATAGTTACAAAATTACTCTTAACATTAATTTTATCAGCGCTCTTATTATTCTCAAACACTTCTATTTGCCCTTTGCCAGCTTCAATCGGTACATCGAAAGTGATCGTCAGCTCAATATCCGGCTTTACATTAACATCTCCATCTTTGGGTTCTACACTTATAATATTCTGGGCGAAGCCATTCTGGCTGATGGTTAGAAGAAGTAGTAAGAACAGAAGGAAGCTTACACAGGTGGCCGGAATGGCAGATATTTTCCGCTTGTCTCTATTATTGTCAGATAAAGGAACAATCGCCTGCACAGATTTATTTCCAGATACCCCAGACATTTTTATTGCTCGACTGGCAATAATATGCATCTCAGGCGGATGGTTTACGGATGAATAAAAAGGTATTAACTTCTTCATGCAATCAGTTTGGTAGTAGCCGGTTTGTTGACAAAACACAAAGCAGGTTAACATTGGATATAGAAATTACCTGCAAAAAATCGGTTATTCTGGTTGTATTATTTAGGTTTAGGTGGCAGTGGAAGATCTTCTTCAACTATCGGATTATCCTTATCCCCTTTCAGGATCAGATACAATGCTACGCCAGTGATCACGCCAGCCGGTACCACTTTCCAGGCAGTAGGGGTTTTTCTTTTGATCGTGAAATAGTTACTGAATATAAAATTACCCGGGGTTTCTACACTTGAGATTTTAAGCCGGTAAGTTTTTCCGGGAGCAGCATTCACTGGAATTTCCCACTGGTATACGCCTTTGTTGAGCAAACGGCCAAGCTCATATTGCCTGGTAGTATCACTGTATAATTCGAGTTGTAAATTTTCGTTAGGTAAAGCGCCAAGCCAGTTGAACTTATAACTTTTCCCCCTTTTATAAATGGCATTACTTTTAGGGGTAGTGAAACGGATAGGAGAAAAGGTAAGGGTGGCCCGGACTTCGAGGCTGATTTCGCCATCGTAATCTCCGAGTTCTTTCATAGAACCCCATTCAATTATTTTGTTTATACCTGGTTTCATATCCGGGCCCACTTCTCCCCTCACATGTACCAGCGGCTGAGCCATTTCATTGTGTGAACTAAACACCTCTACCTTATATAACTGCCCGATAATGGTTCCCTGCAAATCATAGGTAAGGGTTACTACATTCCCTCTCGCCTGGGCACGTACATTGGTCACACGCTGACCATAGGTGTAGGAGGTGAAGGTCAACAGCCCTAAAAATAGTAAAGGAGGGAGGTAGATTTTCATATCATGCTTGGGGCGGTTATGTAGTAATTAACAAGATTGACTCGTATTGTAAAACCGGAAGGTTTATTCTGATGCTGGCAACGCAAAAAAAGCAGGTATGTATGGAAAGTTAATGTACGGATTATAGATGTAAAAGATTTACTTAACTTATTCTTACAGCCTTTATAAACACCTGTTACAAATAAAGAAAAAGCAAGGCAACATGAAGAGGGATATACTAAAGCCCTCCCTGCGTTTCAACCACCAGGAATTTTGAAATGCTCCAGAACCGTGGCTGGTCAACAATTTTAAGAATAGTACGGCCACTGGTTTTTACAAAATAATAGGAGTCTGCCGGATGTGTAGTAATTACATTTTTTTTATCTACAATGCCAATATCAATATCGGTCACTTGCCGGATATTTACTTTCTTAAAGTTTTTAACTTCGAATTTACTGGCCAGCTTATAGCTTTTTCCAGCCCCCAATACGCCTCCCTCTTTCCGGATGATGCCGATATCGGTGAGTTCCTGCTGGGTACCATACGCAAAATAGGCTGTATTGAGGGTAGCCTCCTTTTCTTCCAGCAGACGTTGTTTATTGCTGATCTCCTCATTTTTGTTGTTGATGGTGGTAAGCAATTCCTGCCGGAGGGAAGTAATCGTAACCAGCAGGTTTTGTATCTGCTGTTCTTTTTCATACACATTGCGCTTTTGCTGATCTACCAGCTTGGCAAGGCCAATACTCTGGTTTTGGGTATTTAGCATTTGCTTCTCCAGAATAGCCACTTTTTTACGGTTATCTTCCACATAGGCATCAATTTCCTGAATGAGCTCATTGATCTGTTCCTGCATATTTTCACCCCCTTCTCTTCTCAGATTTTCTATTTCAATCTCATTTCTGCGGATAGCGGCCAGGTTCATTTCAATCTGGCTCATAGAGGTAGTGATCTCTTCCAGTTCTTTATTTTTCAACCGAATCTGGGTGATCAACGAATCATT from Rhodocytophaga rosea carries:
- a CDS encoding Ig-like domain-containing protein; this translates as MKKLIPFYSSVNHPPEMHIIASRAIKMSGVSGNKSVQAIVPLSDNNRDKRKISAIPATCVSFLLFLLLLLTISQNGFAQNIISVEPKDGDVNVKPDIELTITFDVPIEAGKGQIEVFENNKSADKINVKSNFVTITGNKAVVEIKKDLKPGASIYVIVPDGAFVDESGNDIKGITDPEAWNYSVEGVTDETPPVITDLSPADEEANVPIDADLTLIFDEEVVKGTGNIVIYQGTTTQTIAVTNGAVSINGNQVTIDPALDFASATPVYVTIQAGAFTDVDGNAFEGIISNTTWNFYTEDTTSPAITTLAPADNSTGVAIDADLVLTFTENIQAGTGNIIINQGTTSQTIAVTDAAVSIADNVVTIDPSDFPNSASVSITIPEGAFTDEAGNEFAGIAASEWRFTTQAPADNQPPTVTSYAPLDNATGVVLSSDLVLTFSETVVKGAGTILLSQGTTTQTIPVSDNAVTVNGNVVTIDPPTDFPSQSAVSVQIAGGAFTDVAGNDYAGITSPDSWNFTSEDKTAPVVTTFSPADNFIGVEANANLVLTFSENMQKGTGTITLHQGLTSQQIAVGSTAVTVNDNIITIDPPTDFPFLATVWVEIPAGAFIDISDNAYEGISAANEWNFTVIALIDTTDPTLTATTPADEASKVGIADNLQLTFSEPVQKGSGTITITQGTTSQLIAVSDGVVAVNGSTVTIDPL
- a CDS encoding Ser-Thr-rich GPI-anchored membrane family protein, with protein sequence MKIYLPPLLFLGLLTFTSYTYGQRVTNVRAQARGNVVTLTYDLQGTIIGQLYKVEVFSSHNEMAQPLVHVRGEVGPDMKPGINKIIEWGSMKELGDYDGEISLEVRATLTFSPIRFTTPKSNAIYKRGKSYKFNWLGALPNENLQLELYSDTTRQYELGRLLNKGVYQWEIPVNAAPGKTYRLKISSVETPGNFIFSNYFTIKRKTPTAWKVVPAGVITGVALYLILKGDKDNPIVEEDLPLPPKPK
- a CDS encoding Cbp1 family collagen-binding glycoprotein adhesin, with the protein product MKYLLILLALQSILWACTDANPASESNLQALMQENDSLITQIRLKNKELEEITTSMSQIEMNLAAIRRNEIEIENLRREGGENMQEQINELIQEIDAYVEDNRKKVAILEKQMLNTQNQSIGLAKLVDQQKRNVYEKEQQIQNLLVTITSLRQELLTTINNKNEEISNKQRLLEEKEATLNTAYFAYGTQQELTDIGIIRKEGGVLGAGKSYKLASKFEVKNFKKVNIRQVTDIDIGIVDKKNVITTHPADSYYFVKTSGRTILKIVDQPRFWSISKFLVVETQGGL